In the Firmicutes bacterium CAG:345 genome, TGATTTCCATTTCAAAATTTGCGATAATTCTACTTGCCGATTAAAACGGATCTGTGGTGTAGTGGCTAACATGTCTCCCTGTCACGGAGAAGATCGCGAGTTCGATCCTCGTCAGATCCGCCATGATGGCCCGATAGCTCAGTTGGTAGAGCAAGGGACTGAAAATCCCTGTGTCGAGGGTTCGATTCCCCCTTGGGCCACCATTTAATCAGTAATACCGATAGAAATTTCTATCGGTTTTTTTAAAAATATAAATGGCATTAAAAAAATATAAAAATATCTATCTTGTTTTAAACGTCCTACTATGGTATATTTATTAATGTTGTAAATAACTAAGTTATTTTATGTTAAAATAATTACGGAGGCTTCAATGAAAGTTATAGGAAATTTCTTTGTTAGAATTGGTCAATGGATTAAAAATACAGCTTGGATTCAAATTATTGGTTTAGTCGGTATAGTTGTCGGTATTATTATTGCTGCACCTTATGCTATTCGTGGTATTCAAGGTTGGGTAGCAACTTGGGATAATTCAACTTTCTATCAAGATCACCGAATCAATTATGAAAAATATCAACAAGTTATCAGCGATGACAAGACTTCTATCATCTTCTTCTATGAAGAATCTTGCGCAAATTGTGAAAGCACACAAAAACACATTGAAGATTTCTACAAACAATATCATGATCTTGAAGGTACAAAATTTGATTTCTATTCCATCAATGTTGCATGGAAAGATGAAGCTAACGATAATGATATAACTAAAGATCAATTAGAAGCTGCTGGTGAAGATTTATTTAATCTTTATAAATCTCAAACTGATTTAAAGATTCTCGGTCAATATACCGATATGAATAACACTCAAGTTACAGGTTTAGCTGATCCATATGATTTCCCAACACCTACTATTCTTTTAGTACAAGATGGTGGTTTAAAGAGCATTCGCTTAGGTTATGATCAAAACACTTTAGATGGTGTCTACGAAAACCTTTATTACATGCTTACTGGTACTGAGTTCTAATATCATTGCGTAAATTTAATTTAGGAGTTTGTCTTACCAAAGATAAACTCCTTTTTTCTTAAAGGAGATATTATGAAAAAAATAATATATTGTTCTTCAATTCTATTAATATTAAGTTCATGTAACATATCATCAACCACTTCATCTTCTTCACTTTCTAACTCTGATATTCCTCTAAATTTTTATGCTGATAATTATTATTTGCTAAAAGACATCAACGCTGACAAAGAAAATATATTTGTATTAATATATAGCTCAACTTGCACTCACTGCATTGAAGTTGAAAAAAGTTTAGCAAATGTCTACAACAATAATTTTTCAAATATCCCACTAGTTACTATAAAACCAAGTGATACTTCCAAATACACATTGCCTTTAGAATATAAAGATGCTGTTGACTTTTATTATCAGCAAGGAAGTGAATATGTATCTCCAGAATTTTTACCAGACTATCTATATAGATTTGAAAACTATCCAACACCTACACTTATGTATCTTAAAGAAAATAGAGAATTAAGTCATATTATTTTCGGATTAGAAAATAATGAAGAACTATTGAAAGATTCTTTTCAAAGTTTAATCGAATGAAAAAAGCAGGTCGCCCTGCTTTTTTTATTTCATGAATTGACTAGTCGAACCATTAGGTGTTGCTCCAGTACAAGTTTGAACTTCTTCAGTTTGTGTATAACTTGGATAATAAACTGGACGAGGAACATAATGATGAACTATGCGAGTATTAATTGGACAAATTACAGGTTGTTCAACAGTATGATATCTGTTACAAACTCTTTCTTGAACAGGCATAACAATTGGTTCTAAACGTGGATCGTTGTTTTGATAACAAGGACGAGAATACATATATTTCCTCCTAACTCTCAATTTAAGATATGTATCTTATATAATTATGTTTAGTTTGAAGCCCAATTTATTATATAGAAAATGAAATTTGCCATTCTTCTAAGCATAAGTTTTAATATGAAGAAAAATTATATAATCTTTTATCTTTGTCTATTTTTTATATTTATAATTTATATTTATCCAATTCAATACAAATCAAATATAATCAATCTAGTCAATTTGTT is a window encoding:
- a CDS encoding unknown (no significant homology to UniProt), whose protein sequence is MKVIGNFFVRIGQWIKNTAWIQIIGLVGIVVGIIIAAPYAIRGIQGWVATWDNSTFYQDHRINYEKYQQVISDDKTSIIFFYEESCANCESTQKHIEDFYKQYHDLEGTKFDFYSINVAWKDEANDNDITKDQLEAAGEDLFNLYKSQTDLKILGQYTDMNNTQVTGLADPYDFPTPTILLVQDGGLKSIRLGYDQNTLDGVYENLYYMLTGTEF
- a CDS encoding unknown (no significant homology to UniProt), whose translation is MKKIIYCSSILLILSSCNISSTTSSSSLSNSDIPLNFYADNYYLLKDINADKENIFVLIYSSTCTHCIEVEKSLANVYNNNFSNIPLVTIKPSDTSKYTLPLEYKDAVDFYYQQGSEYVSPEFLPDYLYRFENYPTPTLMYLKENRELSHIIFGLENNEELLKDSFQSLIE
- a CDS encoding putative uncharacterized protein (product inferred by homology to UniProt) produces the protein MYSRPCYQNNDPRLEPIVMPVQERVCNRYHTVEQPVICPINTRIVHHYVPRPVYYPSYTQTEEVQTCTGATPNGSTSQFMK